One Solanum lycopersicum chromosome 4, SLM_r2.1 DNA window includes the following coding sequences:
- the LOC109120159 gene encoding LOW QUALITY PROTEIN: calvin cycle protein CP12-3, chloroplastic (The sequence of the model RefSeq protein was modified relative to this genomic sequence to represent the inferred CDS: substituted 1 base at 1 genomic stop codon) — protein MALNLKQASIFPIHVASVTGSRRKGVQKVMMMMSGSAGVPKYKGTQMREKQLTEMIEKKVKEAKEVCSEDARSDECKVAWDEVEEVSXAKVHLRIKLQLNQDPLEPYCQNNPDADECRTYDH, from the coding sequence ATGGCTTTGAACTTGAAGCAGGCATCTATATTCCCAATTCATGTTGCTAGTGTAACTGGATCCAGGAGGAAAGGAGtgcaaaaggtgatgatgatgatgagtggATCAGCAGGAGTACCAAAGTATAAGGGGACGCAGATGAGAGAAAAACAGCTGACGGAAATGATAGAGAAGAAAGTGAAGGAAGCTAAGGAGGTATGCAGTGAAGACGCCAGATCGGACGAGTGCAAGGTGGCATGGGATGAGGTGGAAGAAGTTAGCTAGGCTAAGGTGCATTTGCGCATCAAGCTTCAGCTTAATCAAGATCCCCTTGAACCTTACTGTCAAAATAACCCTGACGCCGACGAGTGCCGCACCTATgaccattaa
- the LOC101246628 gene encoding chlorophyll a-b binding protein 7, chloroplastic: MTLLQLPHLSSSVPKDQRLYRNASALDPFSRHKASWQELAGVLVFSAIPFTAVKAIANSTFGETLRKRLEERKKVAVENSAKFKALALMARNDSIWYGEDRPRWLGPISYDYPAYLNGELPGDYGFDICGLSKDPVALQNYFNYEILHGRWAMLAALGALIPELLNLTGLFQFVEPVWWRVGYSKLKGDTLDYLGIPGLHLAGSQGVIVIAICQALLMVGPEYARYCGIEALEPLGIYLPGDINYPGGVLFDPLNLSKDPMAFEELKVKEIKNGRLAMVAWLGFYVQAALTGKGPVQNLLEHISDPFHNNLLSILKSL, translated from the exons ATGACACTGCTTCAGCTTCCCCATCTATCGTCCTCCGTCCCTAAAGACCAAAGGTTGTATCGCAATGCAAGTGCACTCGATCCCTTTTCGCGTCACAAGGCTTCATGGCAAGAG CTTGCCGGCGTTCTGGTATTCTCAGCGATTCCTTTCACCGCTGTCAAAGCTATCGCCAACAGTACCTTCGGTGAAACACTCCGTAAACGAttagaagagagaaagaaggtTGCAGTAGAGAATTCAGCTAAGTTCAAAGCACTTGCACTAATGGCAAGAAACGATAG TATCTGGTATGGAGAAGATCGCCCCCGCTGGCTTGGTCCAATTTCTTATGACTATCCTGCTTATCTTAATGGGGAGCTACCCGGGGACTATGGATTTGATATCTGCGGGTTGAGCAAGGATCCCGTGGCCCTTCAAAACTACTTTAA TTATGAAATATTGCATGGTCGTTGGGCTATGCTGGCTGCTCTTGGTGCTTTGATTCCAGAACTTTTAAACCTGACAGGACTTTTCCAGTTTGTGGAACCTGTTTGGTGGCGAGTGGGCTACTCAAAGCTTAAG GGAGATACACTTGACTATTTAGGGATCCCTGGACTCCATTTAGCTGGAAGTCAAGGAGTCATTGTCATAGCCATTTGCCAAGCCCTTTTGATG GTTGGACCAGAATATGCAAGGTATTGTGGAATTGAGGCTTTGGAACCGTTAGGAATTTACTTGCCTGGTGACATCAACTATCCTGGAGGTGTTCTTTTTGATCCATTGAATCTCTCTAAAGATCCGATGGCTTTTGAAGAGCTAAAggttaaagaaataaaaaatgggCGCCTTGCTATGGTTGCCTGGTTAGGCTTTTATGTCCAAGCCGCTCTTACGGGTAAAGGCCCTGTGCAAAACCTTCTGGAGCATATCTCAGATCCATTCCACAATAACTTGCTCTCCATTCTAAAGTCTCTGTAA
- the LOC101246922 gene encoding uncharacterized protein has product MMNSTSIKPLRRSGTSIVTMNRLNNTSSFPLAHAPLSAVSAHSSAAKTKGGNQPSPTPTYIEFPTSPQPPDDHTGYHANHNGTIVHHTHSKHPLAEITLSELFTCSGCKEFGTGRRYACQDCDFQLHHFCALSPPSLKAHPFHGQHQLVFHAKPKQVKAGIAWPRCDVCCKSTKGFTFRCRVKSCNFQMHPCCAMLSTEIKFPNHPHLLKVLPQGNTLTGGAGGGNDQPGMVCSECKKKRSSGRVYSCTVCDYHLHALCAKSMINGLQEYGIKPPEKPTMLGTAARLASQVVIEFIGGLIEGFGEGVGEVLVQNIGRGRRSTNRRRIA; this is encoded by the exons ATGATGAACAGCACCAGTATAAAACCCCTCAGGAGATCAGGGACATCTATAGTAACAATGAATAGATTGAACAATACCTCATCGTTCCCGTTGGCACACGCTCCACTCTCAGCTGTCTCTGCTCATTCCTCAGCCGCAAAGACCAAGGGCGGCAACCAGCCATCTCCTACTCCAACCTACATAGAGTTCCCAACATCGCCCCAGCCACCTGATGATCACACCGGGTATCATGCTAATCACAATGGAACCATTGTTCATCATACTCACTCAAAGCACCCGCTTGCAGAGATCACTCTCTCAGAACTATTTACCTGCTCAGGTTGCAAGGAGTTTGGCACTGGCCGTAGGTATGCATGCCAAGATTGTGATTTTCAGCTTCATCACTTCTGTGCCTTATCTCCGCCCTCTCTTAAGGCTCATCCTTTCCATGGACAGCACCAACTCGTCTTCCATGCTAAACCTAAACAAG TTAAAGCTGGAATAGCGTGGCCAAGGTGTGATGTCTGCTGCAAGTCCACCAAAGGATTCACATTTAGATGCAGAGTCAAATCCTGTAATTTCCAGATGCATCCTTGTTGTGCCATGCTTTCCACCGAGATTAAATTTCCCAATCATCCGCACCTACTAAAAGTCTTACCCCAAGGAAACACTTTAACAGGTGGTGCTGGTGGTGGTAATGATCAACCAGGAATGGTGTGCAGTGAGTGCAAGAAGAAAAGGTCATCAGGTCGAGTGTACAGCTGCACAGTCTGTGACTACCATCTTCATGCACTGTGTGCTAAGTCCATGATCAATGGGCTTCAAGAATATGGGATCAAGCCTCCTGAAAAGCCCACTATGCTTGGGACTGCTGCTCGTCTAGCATCTCAGGTGGTTATTGAATTTATTGGCGGTCTTATTGAAGGATTTGGAGAAGGGGTCGGAGAGGTTCTGGTTCAGAATATTGGGAGAGGAAGAAGAAGCACTAACAGAAGAAGAATTGCATGA
- the LOC101247215 gene encoding galactan beta-1,4-galactosyltransferase GALS1: MAKTPSNLVVTLLAFTLVMLIWNLQPYYDTILNPPASSNITDPNKRTFITYGNAASLFVQMGAYRGGPTTFAVVGLASKPLHVFGRPWYKCEWIPNTNTNSSKAKAYKILPDWGYGRVYTVVVVNCTFTVNPNLDNNGGKLILYAYYSESPKRYEKITALEEAPGSYNQSKFSPPYTYEYLYCGSSLYGNLSASRMREWMAYHAWFFGPSSHFVFHDAGGVSSEVRAVLEPWVQAGRVTLQDIRDQSEFDGYYYNQFLVVNDCLHRYRHSANWTFYFDVDEYIYLPDANTTLESVLRDFSNNTQFTIEQNAMSSILCLNNSSQNYSRLWGFEKLLFRDSRSNIRRDRKYAIQAKNAYATGVHMSENVVGGTLHQTETKIRYYHYHNSITVHEELCREFLPMSAKHNITWFDKVPYEYDDSMKKLTQTIKDFERNTININAAPDHTNNS, from the exons ATGGCTAAAACTCCAAGTAATTTGGTAGTGACATTGCTCGCCTTCACTCTTGTGATGCTCATTTGGAATCTCCAACCTTACTACGATACCATCCTTAATCCCCCTGCATCCTCCAACATTACCGACCCTAACAAACGAACCTTCATTACCTACGGCAATGCCGCCTCTCTCTTCGTCCAGATGGGAGCCTATCGCGGCGGTCCCACTACTTTCGCCGTCGTCGGTCTCGCTTCCAAGCCGCTTCACGTCTTTGGCCGCCCATGGTATAAATGCGAGTGGATCCCCAATACTAATACAAACTCATCTAAGGCCAAAGCCTATAAGATCCTCCCTGACTGGGGTTACGGCCGTGTCTACACTGTGGTGGTTGTGAACTGCACATTTACTGTGAATCCTAACCTTGATAATAACGGAGGGAAGCTCATTCTCTACGCTTACTATAGTGAGTCACCCAAGAGATACGAGAAAATCACAGCATTGGAGGAAGCACCAGGGTCTTACAACCAATCCAAGTTCAGCCCGCCATATACCTACGAGTATCTGTATTGCGGTTCCTCCTTGTATGGGAATTTGAGTGCATCTAGGATGAGGGAGTGGATGGCCTATCACGCCTGGTTTTTCGGGCCCAGCTCCCATTTCGTGTTTCACGACGCCGGCGGGGTGTCATCCGAGGTAAGGGCCGTGCTGGAGCCGTGGGTACAGGCTGGTAGGGTCACGCTTCAGGATATAAGGGACCAATCCGAGTTCGATGGCTACTATTACAACCAGTTTTTGGTGGTGAATGATTGCCTCCATCGCTACAGACACTCTGCCAATTGGACCTTCTACTTTGATGTTGACGAGTACATATATCTTCCTGATGCCAACACTACTCTCGAATCTGTGTTAAGAGACTTCTCCAACAATACTCAGTTCACCATTGAGCAAAATGCCATGTCCAGCATCCTCTGTTTGAACAATTCCTCTCAAAACTATTCCAG GCTGTGGGGCTTTGAGAAGTTGTTGTTCAGAGACTCGAGAAGTAACATTAGGAGAGATCGCAAGTATGCCATACAGGCAAAAAATGCGTATGCAACAGGTGTGCACATGTCGGAAAATGTAGTAGGAGGGACTTTGCACCAGACAGAAACTAAGATCCGCTACTATCATTATCACAACTCCATCACGGTACATGAGGAGCTGTGTCGTGAGTTTTTACCCATGTCTGCTAAGCATAACATAACCTGGTTCGATAAGGTACCCTATGAATATGATGACAGCATGAAGAAACTCACCCAAACCATCAAGGATTTTGAGCGAaatactatcaatattaatGCAGCTCCCGACCATACCAATAACTCATAG
- the LOC101247521 gene encoding uncharacterized protein, whose translation MGACLSSSSNIVDQKQLTSYVISIGGELRQYSVPINVSQVLQSDISSTFLCSSDRLYFDHFIPSLDSQYQLLPNQIYFMLPVSKLKYPLTASDMAALALKASTALEELNKNKSRKSRKITSKNRISPMLLPLEQETNNYYKSTTVGLGISMRSASVRKLQRLSSRRAKMAVRSFRKLITIQEGFVLF comes from the coding sequence ATGGGTGCTTGCTTGTCTTCCTCCTCGAATATCGTCGATCAAAAGCAGCTGACCAGCTACGTCATCTCAATTGGTGGAGAGCTCCGTCAATATAGCGTTCCCATCAACGTCTCTCAAGTTCTTCAATCTGACATCTCTTCCACCTTCCTATGCAGTTCCGACCGTCTTTACTTTGACCATTTCATACCTTCACTTGATTCCCAATACCAGCTTCTTCCCAATCAGATCTATTTCATGCTTCCGGTCTCCAAGCTTAAATATCCACTCACTGCCTCTGACATGGCAGCTCTTGCCCTAAAGGCTAGCACTGCTCTGGAAGAgctcaacaaaaacaaaagccGAAAGTCTAGGAAGATCACGAGTAAGAACCGAATTTCACCCATGCTTCTTCCACTAGAACAAGAAACCAATAATTATTACAAGTCCACTACCGTAGGACTTGGGATTTCCATGAGATCTGCATCGGTCAGAAAATTGCAGCGATTATCTTCACGCCGGGCAAAGATGGCTGTGCGATCCTTCCGTAAGCTTATCACCATTCAAGAAGGGTTCGTTCTTTTTTAG
- the LOC101248099 gene encoding uncharacterized protein isoform X1, with product MSPTPLEPVHYNHHSPNSNHTPKFQRNLQSSMELMKEITTLEIEIMRLERYLLSLYRTALPLVLENNQKIKISSPTQCTTHQSYSDVEMDTCADLISAAHALAGVSDQIQTAKNSSSIREKLTDSAHRSLADHLTASRMDDLLSYPDRLSEEIVKCISCIYCKFANPNILAPKGLSVSSTSSLSSSSTFSPRNLSGSWSSHHNEESTEQYEFEVIEILKICLDDDSFNYATIMLHKFRTLVKSLEKVDPRNMTREEKLTFWINIHNALVMHAYLAYGTQNSVRSSSILKAAYNVGGHCVNAYVIQSSILGIQPHYSAPRLRTLFSPGKKFATGNCRHTYAIEYPEPLVHFALSLGASSDPAIQVYTAKNVFQDLKVAKEEFIRATICINKDKRIYLPKIICYFAKDMSLSTDEVVETIMGSLPETQMKLVRSCMKEYRADKLLYWLPQSWTFRYLIQKQVIQGDYSFNCQY from the exons ATGTCTCCCACACCACTA GAACCAGTACATTATAACCATCATTCTCCCAACTCCAATCATACTCCCAAATTCCAG CGCAACTTGCAGTCTTCCATGGAATTGATGAAAGAAATTACTACTCTCGAAATTGAGATAATGCGTTTGGAACGATATCTTCTCTCACTATATCGGACAGCTCTCCCGCTTGTATTGGAAAATAATCAGAAAATCAAGATAAGCTCCCCTACCCAGTGTACAACACACCAATCATACTCCGATGTTGAAATGGATACGTGTGCGGATCTAATCTCCGCTGCACATGCTTTGGCTGGTGTAAGTGATCAGATTCAGACTGCCAAAAACTCATCGTCTATAAGG GAAAAATTAACGGATTCTGCCCACCGTAGCCTTGCGGATCACCTCACTGCCTCTCGCATGGATGACCTTCTTAGTTATCCTGATAGGCTGTCTGAAGAAATAGTCAAATGCATATCTTGTATATACTGCAAATTTGCCAATCCCAATATTCTTGCTCCAAAGGGATTATCAGTTTCTTCTACTTCGTCATTGTCATCATCAAGCACATTTTCTCCGAGAAATCTTTCGGGCAGCTGGAGCTCACATCACAATGAGGAGAGCACTGAGCAGTATGAATTTGAAGTGATAGAAATTTTGAAGATATGTCTAGATGATGATAGTTTCAATTATGCCACAATAATGCTGCATAAGTTCAG GACACTGGTTAAGAGCCTTGAAAAGGTTGATCCAAGAAACATGACGCGTGAAGAGAAGTTAACATTCTGGATTAATATTCACAATGCCCTGGTGATGCAT GCTTATTTAGCCTATGGAACTCAAAATTCTGTCAGAAGTTCTTCAATCTTGAAG GCAGCTTATAATGTGGGTGGTCATTGCGTAAATGCTTATGTCATACAGAGCTCCATATTAGGGATACAACCACACTATTCTGCACCG AGGCTACGGACGCTCTTTTCTCCAGGAAAAAAGTTCGCGACAGGAAATTGTAGACATACATATGCGATTGAGTACCCTGAGCCACTTGTTCACTTTGCGCTGTCTTTGGGTGCATCTTCTGATCCCGCG ATTCAGGTTTACACAGCGAAGAACGTATTTCAGGATCTTAAAGTAGCAAAAGAGGAGTTTATACGGGCTACAATTTGCATTAACAAGGACAAAAGGATTTATCTGCCTAAAATCATATGCTATTTTGCAAAAGATATGTCCCTGAGCACGGATGAAGTAGTTGAAACTATCATGGGATCTCTACCAGAAACTCAGATGAAACTAGTCAGATCCTGCATGAAGGAGTACAGAGCCGATAAGTTACTTTATTGGTTGCCACAAAGTTGGACGTTTAGATATTTGATCCAGAAACAAGTAATCCAAGGAGATTATTCATTTAACTGTCAATATTAG
- the LOC101248099 gene encoding uncharacterized protein isoform X2, translated as MSPTPLEPVHYNHHSPNSNHTPKFQRNLQSSMELMKEITTLEIEIMRLERYLLSLYRTALPLVLENNQKIKISSPTQCTTHQSYSDVEMDTCADLISAAHALAGEKLTDSAHRSLADHLTASRMDDLLSYPDRLSEEIVKCISCIYCKFANPNILAPKGLSVSSTSSLSSSSTFSPRNLSGSWSSHHNEESTEQYEFEVIEILKICLDDDSFNYATIMLHKFRTLVKSLEKVDPRNMTREEKLTFWINIHNALVMHAYLAYGTQNSVRSSSILKAAYNVGGHCVNAYVIQSSILGIQPHYSAPRLRTLFSPGKKFATGNCRHTYAIEYPEPLVHFALSLGASSDPAIQVYTAKNVFQDLKVAKEEFIRATICINKDKRIYLPKIICYFAKDMSLSTDEVVETIMGSLPETQMKLVRSCMKEYRADKLLYWLPQSWTFRYLIQKQVIQGDYSFNCQY; from the exons ATGTCTCCCACACCACTA GAACCAGTACATTATAACCATCATTCTCCCAACTCCAATCATACTCCCAAATTCCAG CGCAACTTGCAGTCTTCCATGGAATTGATGAAAGAAATTACTACTCTCGAAATTGAGATAATGCGTTTGGAACGATATCTTCTCTCACTATATCGGACAGCTCTCCCGCTTGTATTGGAAAATAATCAGAAAATCAAGATAAGCTCCCCTACCCAGTGTACAACACACCAATCATACTCCGATGTTGAAATGGATACGTGTGCGGATCTAATCTCCGCTGCACATGCTTTGGCTGGT GAAAAATTAACGGATTCTGCCCACCGTAGCCTTGCGGATCACCTCACTGCCTCTCGCATGGATGACCTTCTTAGTTATCCTGATAGGCTGTCTGAAGAAATAGTCAAATGCATATCTTGTATATACTGCAAATTTGCCAATCCCAATATTCTTGCTCCAAAGGGATTATCAGTTTCTTCTACTTCGTCATTGTCATCATCAAGCACATTTTCTCCGAGAAATCTTTCGGGCAGCTGGAGCTCACATCACAATGAGGAGAGCACTGAGCAGTATGAATTTGAAGTGATAGAAATTTTGAAGATATGTCTAGATGATGATAGTTTCAATTATGCCACAATAATGCTGCATAAGTTCAG GACACTGGTTAAGAGCCTTGAAAAGGTTGATCCAAGAAACATGACGCGTGAAGAGAAGTTAACATTCTGGATTAATATTCACAATGCCCTGGTGATGCAT GCTTATTTAGCCTATGGAACTCAAAATTCTGTCAGAAGTTCTTCAATCTTGAAG GCAGCTTATAATGTGGGTGGTCATTGCGTAAATGCTTATGTCATACAGAGCTCCATATTAGGGATACAACCACACTATTCTGCACCG AGGCTACGGACGCTCTTTTCTCCAGGAAAAAAGTTCGCGACAGGAAATTGTAGACATACATATGCGATTGAGTACCCTGAGCCACTTGTTCACTTTGCGCTGTCTTTGGGTGCATCTTCTGATCCCGCG ATTCAGGTTTACACAGCGAAGAACGTATTTCAGGATCTTAAAGTAGCAAAAGAGGAGTTTATACGGGCTACAATTTGCATTAACAAGGACAAAAGGATTTATCTGCCTAAAATCATATGCTATTTTGCAAAAGATATGTCCCTGAGCACGGATGAAGTAGTTGAAACTATCATGGGATCTCTACCAGAAACTCAGATGAAACTAGTCAGATCCTGCATGAAGGAGTACAGAGCCGATAAGTTACTTTATTGGTTGCCACAAAGTTGGACGTTTAGATATTTGATCCAGAAACAAGTAATCCAAGGAGATTATTCATTTAACTGTCAATATTAG
- the LOC101248099 gene encoding uncharacterized protein isoform X4, whose translation MELMKEITTLEIEIMRLERYLLSLYRTALPLVLENNQKIKISSPTQCTTHQSYSDVEMDTCADLISAAHALAGEKLTDSAHRSLADHLTASRMDDLLSYPDRLSEEIVKCISCIYCKFANPNILAPKGLSVSSTSSLSSSSTFSPRNLSGSWSSHHNEESTEQYEFEVIEILKICLDDDSFNYATIMLHKFRTLVKSLEKVDPRNMTREEKLTFWINIHNALVMHAYLAYGTQNSVRSSSILKAAYNVGGHCVNAYVIQSSILGIQPHYSAPRLRTLFSPGKKFATGNCRHTYAIEYPEPLVHFALSLGASSDPAIQVYTAKNVFQDLKVAKEEFIRATICINKDKRIYLPKIICYFAKDMSLSTDEVVETIMGSLPETQMKLVRSCMKEYRADKLLYWLPQSWTFRYLIQKQVIQGDYSFNCQY comes from the exons ATGGAATTGATGAAAGAAATTACTACTCTCGAAATTGAGATAATGCGTTTGGAACGATATCTTCTCTCACTATATCGGACAGCTCTCCCGCTTGTATTGGAAAATAATCAGAAAATCAAGATAAGCTCCCCTACCCAGTGTACAACACACCAATCATACTCCGATGTTGAAATGGATACGTGTGCGGATCTAATCTCCGCTGCACATGCTTTGGCTGGT GAAAAATTAACGGATTCTGCCCACCGTAGCCTTGCGGATCACCTCACTGCCTCTCGCATGGATGACCTTCTTAGTTATCCTGATAGGCTGTCTGAAGAAATAGTCAAATGCATATCTTGTATATACTGCAAATTTGCCAATCCCAATATTCTTGCTCCAAAGGGATTATCAGTTTCTTCTACTTCGTCATTGTCATCATCAAGCACATTTTCTCCGAGAAATCTTTCGGGCAGCTGGAGCTCACATCACAATGAGGAGAGCACTGAGCAGTATGAATTTGAAGTGATAGAAATTTTGAAGATATGTCTAGATGATGATAGTTTCAATTATGCCACAATAATGCTGCATAAGTTCAG GACACTGGTTAAGAGCCTTGAAAAGGTTGATCCAAGAAACATGACGCGTGAAGAGAAGTTAACATTCTGGATTAATATTCACAATGCCCTGGTGATGCAT GCTTATTTAGCCTATGGAACTCAAAATTCTGTCAGAAGTTCTTCAATCTTGAAG GCAGCTTATAATGTGGGTGGTCATTGCGTAAATGCTTATGTCATACAGAGCTCCATATTAGGGATACAACCACACTATTCTGCACCG AGGCTACGGACGCTCTTTTCTCCAGGAAAAAAGTTCGCGACAGGAAATTGTAGACATACATATGCGATTGAGTACCCTGAGCCACTTGTTCACTTTGCGCTGTCTTTGGGTGCATCTTCTGATCCCGCG ATTCAGGTTTACACAGCGAAGAACGTATTTCAGGATCTTAAAGTAGCAAAAGAGGAGTTTATACGGGCTACAATTTGCATTAACAAGGACAAAAGGATTTATCTGCCTAAAATCATATGCTATTTTGCAAAAGATATGTCCCTGAGCACGGATGAAGTAGTTGAAACTATCATGGGATCTCTACCAGAAACTCAGATGAAACTAGTCAGATCCTGCATGAAGGAGTACAGAGCCGATAAGTTACTTTATTGGTTGCCACAAAGTTGGACGTTTAGATATTTGATCCAGAAACAAGTAATCCAAGGAGATTATTCATTTAACTGTCAATATTAG
- the LOC101248099 gene encoding uncharacterized protein isoform X3 produces MELMKEITTLEIEIMRLERYLLSLYRTALPLVLENNQKIKISSPTQCTTHQSYSDVEMDTCADLISAAHALAGVSDQIQTAKNSSSIREKLTDSAHRSLADHLTASRMDDLLSYPDRLSEEIVKCISCIYCKFANPNILAPKGLSVSSTSSLSSSSTFSPRNLSGSWSSHHNEESTEQYEFEVIEILKICLDDDSFNYATIMLHKFRTLVKSLEKVDPRNMTREEKLTFWINIHNALVMHAYLAYGTQNSVRSSSILKAAYNVGGHCVNAYVIQSSILGIQPHYSAPRLRTLFSPGKKFATGNCRHTYAIEYPEPLVHFALSLGASSDPAIQVYTAKNVFQDLKVAKEEFIRATICINKDKRIYLPKIICYFAKDMSLSTDEVVETIMGSLPETQMKLVRSCMKEYRADKLLYWLPQSWTFRYLIQKQVIQGDYSFNCQY; encoded by the exons ATGGAATTGATGAAAGAAATTACTACTCTCGAAATTGAGATAATGCGTTTGGAACGATATCTTCTCTCACTATATCGGACAGCTCTCCCGCTTGTATTGGAAAATAATCAGAAAATCAAGATAAGCTCCCCTACCCAGTGTACAACACACCAATCATACTCCGATGTTGAAATGGATACGTGTGCGGATCTAATCTCCGCTGCACATGCTTTGGCTGGTGTAAGTGATCAGATTCAGACTGCCAAAAACTCATCGTCTATAAGG GAAAAATTAACGGATTCTGCCCACCGTAGCCTTGCGGATCACCTCACTGCCTCTCGCATGGATGACCTTCTTAGTTATCCTGATAGGCTGTCTGAAGAAATAGTCAAATGCATATCTTGTATATACTGCAAATTTGCCAATCCCAATATTCTTGCTCCAAAGGGATTATCAGTTTCTTCTACTTCGTCATTGTCATCATCAAGCACATTTTCTCCGAGAAATCTTTCGGGCAGCTGGAGCTCACATCACAATGAGGAGAGCACTGAGCAGTATGAATTTGAAGTGATAGAAATTTTGAAGATATGTCTAGATGATGATAGTTTCAATTATGCCACAATAATGCTGCATAAGTTCAG GACACTGGTTAAGAGCCTTGAAAAGGTTGATCCAAGAAACATGACGCGTGAAGAGAAGTTAACATTCTGGATTAATATTCACAATGCCCTGGTGATGCAT GCTTATTTAGCCTATGGAACTCAAAATTCTGTCAGAAGTTCTTCAATCTTGAAG GCAGCTTATAATGTGGGTGGTCATTGCGTAAATGCTTATGTCATACAGAGCTCCATATTAGGGATACAACCACACTATTCTGCACCG AGGCTACGGACGCTCTTTTCTCCAGGAAAAAAGTTCGCGACAGGAAATTGTAGACATACATATGCGATTGAGTACCCTGAGCCACTTGTTCACTTTGCGCTGTCTTTGGGTGCATCTTCTGATCCCGCG ATTCAGGTTTACACAGCGAAGAACGTATTTCAGGATCTTAAAGTAGCAAAAGAGGAGTTTATACGGGCTACAATTTGCATTAACAAGGACAAAAGGATTTATCTGCCTAAAATCATATGCTATTTTGCAAAAGATATGTCCCTGAGCACGGATGAAGTAGTTGAAACTATCATGGGATCTCTACCAGAAACTCAGATGAAACTAGTCAGATCCTGCATGAAGGAGTACAGAGCCGATAAGTTACTTTATTGGTTGCCACAAAGTTGGACGTTTAGATATTTGATCCAGAAACAAGTAATCCAAGGAGATTATTCATTTAACTGTCAATATTAG